A single region of the Actinoplanes sp. SE50/110 genome encodes:
- a CDS encoding GGDEF domain-containing protein, with amino-acid sequence MTCWSRRPERTVPAGARRLRSVAWQVWCVVAVALIAAHFIVPATHPVAQSVLYCAVSAGTAVALAAGIRLHRPRNAVVWWLLAIGQAMYVAGDIAYFTATAAAGTNGYPLFANALYLSQYGFAGAALVLLGRRRSPQRNTAAMIDTAILTVAAAVLWWVFLIHPAVAVPGSSPLDALGATIYPVADLCVLTVAIRLLLGGGTRQRSYLLLLINLGLTLLADTAYGLLSLHEVYVNGGWSDAVYLAAYVALGASALHPSMRHIAEPVETRSGATLNRVALLALATLMAPAVLLVQDLRHSTSSDLVVVTASAVLFLLVLTRMAALVSAQRRIAMTDGLTGVHTRRFLSEALSAEGDRAARRGTPIAMLLLDVDHFKRINDTYGHPAGDQVLVELARRLRRACRGTDVVARFGGEEFAVLVTRDHADLATLAERLRERIAEVPVVVNGRTAIPVTVSVGAAALPGGAGTEELLSAADAALYAAKRGGRNRVVVGGTGHAVATGDAVLPDPAGAPGPDEQIRRWTATVAEAARCRAADPVVPTSLLIGVCAAWAVMRRPGAGRAGLSAEQARDQLRRCRGVQFDPDAVDLFLELETAGLVGVPDPATTGAAHEEYAVS; translated from the coding sequence GTGACATGCTGGAGCAGGCGCCCGGAGCGGACCGTCCCGGCCGGTGCCCGCCGGCTCCGGTCGGTGGCCTGGCAGGTGTGGTGCGTGGTGGCGGTGGCACTCATCGCCGCCCACTTCATCGTGCCGGCCACGCATCCCGTCGCGCAGTCGGTGCTGTATTGCGCGGTGAGCGCCGGCACGGCCGTCGCTCTGGCCGCCGGCATCCGGCTGCACCGGCCGCGCAACGCCGTCGTGTGGTGGCTGCTCGCCATCGGCCAGGCGATGTACGTCGCCGGGGACATCGCCTATTTCACGGCCACCGCCGCCGCCGGGACGAACGGCTATCCCCTTTTCGCCAACGCCCTCTATCTCTCGCAGTACGGGTTCGCCGGCGCGGCGCTGGTGCTGCTCGGCCGGCGGCGCTCACCGCAGCGGAACACGGCCGCGATGATCGACACGGCGATCCTCACGGTGGCCGCGGCGGTGCTCTGGTGGGTGTTCCTCATCCATCCCGCCGTCGCCGTGCCGGGTTCGTCCCCGCTGGATGCTCTGGGCGCCACCATCTATCCGGTGGCCGACCTGTGCGTGCTCACCGTGGCGATCCGGCTCCTGCTCGGCGGTGGCACCCGGCAGCGGTCCTACCTGCTGCTGCTGATCAACCTCGGGCTGACGCTGCTGGCCGACACCGCGTACGGCCTGCTGTCGCTGCACGAGGTGTACGTGAACGGTGGCTGGTCGGACGCCGTGTACCTGGCCGCCTACGTCGCGCTGGGCGCGTCCGCCCTGCATCCGTCGATGCGGCACATCGCCGAGCCGGTGGAGACCCGGTCGGGGGCGACCCTGAACCGCGTGGCGCTGCTCGCGCTCGCCACCCTGATGGCTCCGGCGGTCCTGCTGGTGCAGGATCTGCGACACTCCACGAGTTCGGACCTCGTCGTGGTGACCGCGTCGGCGGTGCTGTTCCTGCTGGTCCTCACGCGCATGGCGGCTCTCGTCTCGGCACAGCGCCGGATCGCGATGACCGACGGTCTCACGGGTGTGCACACCCGCCGCTTCCTGTCCGAGGCGTTGAGCGCCGAGGGCGATCGGGCCGCCCGGCGCGGCACCCCGATCGCGATGCTGCTCCTGGACGTGGATCACTTCAAGCGCATCAACGACACGTACGGTCATCCGGCCGGCGACCAGGTCCTCGTGGAGCTGGCCCGCCGGCTGCGCCGGGCCTGCCGCGGCACCGACGTCGTCGCACGGTTCGGCGGCGAGGAGTTCGCGGTGCTGGTGACCAGGGATCACGCCGACCTGGCCACGCTCGCGGAGCGGCTGCGCGAGCGGATCGCCGAGGTGCCGGTGGTGGTCAACGGCCGCACGGCGATCCCGGTCACCGTCTCCGTCGGCGCCGCCGCGCTGCCCGGCGGGGCCGGCACCGAAGAACTGCTCAGCGCCGCGGACGCCGCGCTGTACGCGGCCAAGCGCGGCGGGCGCAACCGGGTCGTCGTGGGCGGGACCGGGCACGCCGTCGCCACGGGGGACGCCGTGCTCCCGGACCCCGCCGGCGCACCCGGTCCCGACGAGCAGATCCGGCGATGGACGGCCACGGTGGCCGAGGCCGCCCGCTGCCGCGCCGCCGACCCGGTGGTGCCGACCAGCCTGCTGATCGGGGTTTGCGCGGCGTGGGCGGTGATGCGACGCCCGGGCGCCGGGCGGGCCGGACTCTCCGCCGAGCAGGCCCGCGACCAGCTGCGTCGTTGCCGCGGGGTGCAGTTCGACCCGGACGCGGTCGACCTCTTCCTCGAACTGGAGACGGCCGGACTCGTCGGTGTGCCGGACCCGGCGACCACCGGCGCGGCGCACGAAGAGTACGCGGTGAGCTGA
- a CDS encoding GlxA family transcriptional regulator produces the protein MHLVAVLALDTVIPFDLATPIEVFGRTGHGALYEVRICAPTSTVDAGAFTINTRYGLDTLLEADTIIIPGCADTAMIVPPEVVDHLRKAAAGGARLASICAGTFILAATGLLDGLRATTHWLATGALAARYPEITVDPDVLYVDNGQFLTSAGAAAGLDLCLHLIRRDHGSAVAADAARLSVMPLEREGGQAQFIVPAQPPAPRGSVLEPLLRWMQDCTDVEVSLADLATRAGMSVRSLNRHFRDQTGTTPLQWLLRARVRQAQHLLEATDLPVEHIAGRVGFGSPTAFRDRFKRVTGASPQSYRAAFRTRPRP, from the coding sequence ATGCACCTCGTGGCGGTCCTCGCCCTGGACACCGTGATCCCGTTCGACCTCGCCACCCCGATCGAGGTCTTCGGCCGGACCGGCCACGGCGCGCTGTACGAGGTGCGGATCTGCGCGCCCACCTCGACGGTCGACGCCGGCGCCTTCACCATCAACACCCGGTACGGCCTGGACACGCTGCTGGAAGCGGACACGATCATCATCCCGGGCTGCGCCGACACCGCCATGATCGTCCCGCCGGAGGTCGTCGACCACCTGCGCAAGGCGGCCGCCGGCGGCGCCCGGCTCGCCTCGATCTGCGCGGGCACGTTCATTCTGGCCGCGACCGGTCTGCTGGACGGCCTCCGCGCCACCACCCACTGGCTGGCCACCGGCGCGCTCGCCGCCCGCTACCCGGAGATCACCGTCGACCCGGACGTCCTCTACGTCGACAACGGCCAGTTTCTCACCTCGGCCGGCGCCGCCGCCGGACTCGACCTGTGTCTGCATCTAATCAGGCGCGACCACGGCTCCGCGGTCGCCGCCGACGCCGCCCGCCTGTCCGTCATGCCACTGGAGCGGGAGGGCGGGCAGGCGCAGTTCATCGTCCCGGCGCAGCCGCCTGCCCCGCGCGGCTCCGTCCTCGAACCGCTGCTGCGCTGGATGCAGGACTGCACCGATGTCGAGGTATCCCTCGCCGACCTGGCCACCCGCGCCGGCATGAGCGTCCGCTCGCTGAACCGGCACTTCCGCGACCAGACCGGCACCACCCCGCTGCAGTGGCTGCTGCGCGCCCGCGTCCGCCAGGCCCAGCACCTGCTGGAGGCCACCGACCTGCCGGTCGAGCACATCGCCGGCCGGGTCGGTTTCGGCTCCCCGACCGCCTTCCGTGACCGATTCAAGCGGGTCACCGGCGCCAGCCCCCAGTCCTACCGAGCCGCATTCCGGACCCGTCCGCGCCCGTAG
- a CDS encoding polyprenyl synthetase family protein: MPLRTATSPLDSADLRSRVRGVIDDFLSAQRDVLAEVSDDCAPLERYVADLMGGGKRLRPAFCYWAWRAAGAPDGPGIVAAATSLEFLQAAALIHDDIMDDSDTRRGAPAVHRRLAALHSGGRWAGDADHFGLSAAVLAGDLCLTWSDALYSGSGLHPSALARGRPVFDRMRTQLMGGQYLDLLDQARPSRGGVDRARRVVHFKSAKYTVEHPLLLGARLAGADDDLLARLSAFGLPLGEAFQLRDDLLGVFGDAAQTGKPTGDDLREGKRTTLVILAADRATAPQQAALTALLGDRGLTGAGVDTLRQIIVDTGARAEVERMIEQLLATSLGVLSGTPVDEAARSVLLALAEAATARSS; the protein is encoded by the coding sequence GTGCCCCTACGGACCGCCACCTCGCCTCTGGACAGTGCGGATCTCCGGAGCCGGGTCCGCGGCGTGATCGACGACTTCCTCAGCGCGCAACGCGACGTGCTGGCCGAGGTCAGCGACGACTGCGCGCCGCTGGAACGCTACGTGGCCGACCTGATGGGCGGCGGCAAACGACTCCGGCCGGCGTTCTGCTACTGGGCGTGGCGGGCGGCCGGCGCCCCCGACGGCCCGGGCATCGTGGCGGCCGCGACATCCCTGGAGTTCCTGCAGGCCGCCGCGCTGATCCACGACGACATCATGGACGATTCGGACACCCGTCGCGGCGCCCCGGCGGTGCACCGCAGACTGGCGGCCCTGCACTCCGGCGGCCGCTGGGCCGGGGACGCCGACCACTTCGGGCTGTCCGCCGCCGTGCTCGCCGGCGACCTGTGCCTGACCTGGAGCGACGCGTTGTATTCGGGCAGCGGCCTGCACCCGTCCGCGCTGGCCCGGGGCCGGCCGGTCTTCGACCGGATGCGCACCCAGCTGATGGGCGGCCAGTATCTGGACCTGCTGGACCAGGCGCGGCCGTCCCGGGGCGGCGTCGACCGGGCGCGCCGGGTGGTGCACTTCAAGAGCGCCAAGTACACCGTCGAACATCCGCTGCTGCTCGGCGCCCGGCTCGCCGGCGCGGACGACGATCTGCTCGCCCGGTTGTCCGCGTTCGGTCTGCCGCTGGGCGAGGCGTTCCAGCTGCGCGACGACCTGCTCGGGGTCTTCGGCGACGCGGCGCAGACCGGCAAACCCACCGGCGACGACCTGCGCGAGGGAAAGCGCACCACGCTGGTCATCCTGGCCGCGGACCGCGCCACCGCACCCCAGCAGGCCGCCCTCACCGCGCTGCTCGGCGATCGCGGCCTGACCGGGGCCGGCGTCGACACCCTCCGGCAGATCATCGTGGACACCGGTGCCCGGGCCGAGGTCGAGCGGATGATCGAGCAACTGCTGGCGACGAGTCTCGGCGTGCTCAGCGGCACGCCCGTCGACGAGGCGGCCCGCTCGGTGCTGCTCGCCCTCGCCGAGGCGGCGACCGCCCGCAGCTCCTGA